A DNA window from Hordeum vulgare subsp. vulgare chromosome 1H, MorexV3_pseudomolecules_assembly, whole genome shotgun sequence contains the following coding sequences:
- the LOC123433177 gene encoding monothiol glutaredoxin-S11: MASGGGAVREVGSRAELDAAVGGARAAAVHFWAAWCEASKQMDEVFAHLAVDFPHALFLRVEAEEQPEISEAYGVTAVPYFVFCKEGKPVDTLEGANPASLANKVAKLAGPANVAQSAVPASLGVAAGPAVLEKVQEMARQNGSSAAESTLKKRLEQLVNSHPVILFMKGNPGEPRCGFSRRVVDILKQEGVEFGSFDILSDNEVREGLKKFSNWPTFPQLYCKGELLGGCDIVIAMHESGELKDMLKEHNIPLGQQGTKIEEPVISESANEQSPEAIGLTEAQKARLESLTNSNPVMIFIKGSPEEPKCGFSGKVVHILKQEKIPFSSFDILTDDEVRQGLKVLSNWPSYPQVYIKGELVGGSDIVMEMHKSGELKKVLTEKGIIPEESLDGRLEALISSSPVMLFMKGNPDNPRCGFSSKVVNALKGAGISFGSFDILSDEEVRQGLKTYSNWPTFPQLYYKSELMGGCDIVLELEKSGELKATLSE, encoded by the exons ATGGcgagcggcggcggggcggtgagGGAGGTGGGGTCGAGGGCGGAGCTGGACGCGGCGGTAGGCGGCGCGCGGGCCGCCGCGGTGCACTTCTGGGCGGCCTGGTGCGAGGCCTCCAAGCAGATGGACGAGGTCTTCGCCCACCTCGCCGTCGACTTCCCCCACGCGCTCTTCCTCAGG GTTGAAGCTGAAGAACAACCGGAAATTTCAGAGGCATATGGAGTTACAGCAGTGCCATACTTTGTTTTCTGCAAG GAAGGCAAACCTGTTGATACCTTGGAGGGCGCAAACCCAGCCAGCCTGGCCAATAAGGTTGCAAAGTTAGCTGGGCCTGCCAATGTTGCTCAGTCTGCTGTACCTGCTAGCTTGGGGGTGGCTGCCGGGCCTGCTGTACTCGAAAAAGTCCAAGAAATGGCACGGCAAAATGGATCTTCTGCTGCTGAAAGTACACTGAAGAAGCGTTTGGAGCAGCTTGTCAATTCCCATCCTGTCATCTTATTTATGAAGGGAAATCCAGGAGAACCAAGGTGTGGGTTCAGCCGAAGGGTGGTTGACATTTTGAAGCAGGAAGGTGTTGAATTTGGGAGCTTTGACATCCTTTCAGATAATGAAGTACGTGAAGGGCTGAAGAAGTTCTCTAACTGGCCAACTTTTCCTCAGTTGTACTGCAAAGGTGAGCTGCTTGGTGGATGTGATATTGTTATTGCCATGCATGAAAGTGGTGAACTGAAGGATATGTTAAAGGAGCATAACATTCCTCTCGGGCAACAAGGAACCAAAATTGAGGAGCCGGTGATATCTGAATCTGCAAATGAACAGAGTCCTGAGGCAATTGGGCTTACTGAAGCTCAGAAAGCTCGTTTGGAGAGTCTCACTAACTCTAACCCAGTGATGATATTTATCAAAGGTTCACCCGAGGAGCCCAAGTGCGGATTCAGTGGAAAGGTCGTTCACATTCTTAAGCAAGAGAAGATTCCTTTCTCAAGTTTTGACATTCTTACAGATGATGAGGTTAGGCAGGGCCTAAAGGTTCTATCAAACTGGCCTAGTTACCCTCAGGTGTACATCAAGGGTGAATTGGTTGGTGGTTCGGACATAGTGATGGAGATGCATAAGAGTGGGGAACTGAAGAAGGTTCTGACTGAGAAAGGGATTATTCCGGAAGAGAGCCTAGATGGCCGACTCGAGGCTCTAATTTCCTCATCCCCAGTGATGCTGTTCATGAAGGGCAACCCAGATAATCCACGTTGTGGCTTTAGTTCGAAAGTGGTGAATGCCTTGAAAGGAGCAGGGATAAGCTTTGGGTCCTTTGACATTCTATCTGATGAGGAAGTTAGACAAGGTCTGAAGACATACTCGAACTGGCCCACCTTCCCCCAACTCTACTACAAATCAGAACTGATGGGGGGCTGTGACATTGTTCTCGAGCTGGAAAAGAGTGGAGAGCTGAAGGCCACTCTTTCGGAGTAG
- the LOC123433145 gene encoding uncharacterized protein LOC123433145, translating into MVGKDLVLQQNAPVDIREIAAKATLREVRQNGHTYVELRRVGKRVIFFCTICLTECFSDNVLFDHLKGNLHSRRYAEAKVTLFGPMPWPFNDGVLFFNNSRENDPLLLDSSLHNTGELALVPHPDFSGKDSEVTSRLRDGSSSQNGAKGSFSGANRRLNGRSSTITEDSALSNCNETNGQLVIPGVLIKDVVLNLPVHLLGYGNIAYKIAEASDARKKISKIWCAWVGEEASQGSEACNIYEQSGFAIVNFSYAYELGRKWPSEDQDLPISAGSFFVIDEAGHRGKRMKKSFSDQEASSEESNGQTQDKSQAIMTGSPTGTSGNLQVSPLSSKSMRRELRKQKRLAAEKVCDICGRSMLPGKDVATLLNCSTGNLACSSRNSSGAFHLFHTSCLLHWTIMCQYEVLADQIVKMGKSKRGRKAKTAPKSRITSILCPECQGTGIHVEGDELEKPTISLSEMFRYKLKSIEANKAWMKTPEMLENCSTGLHFPAEHLENAEEQVMPLKSLPFFAADGYMA; encoded by the exons ATGGTGGGGAAGGATTTGGTGCTGCAACAGAATGCTCCGGTGGACATCCGTGAGATTGCTGCCAAGGCCACGCTCCGGGAGGTTCGGCAGAACGGGCACACCTATGTGGAGCTCCGACGCGTAGGGAAGCGCGTCATCTTCTTCTGCACCATCTGCCTCACCGAGTGCTTCAGCGACAAtgtgctgtttgaccacctcaaggGGAATCTGCACTCACGGCGGTATGCCGAGGCCAAGGTCACCCTGTTTGGGCCCATGCCATGGCCGTTCAATGATGGTGTGCTCTTCTTCAACAACTCACGCGAGAATGATCCGCTCTTGCTGGACTCAAGCTTGCATAACACCGGAGAACTTGCTCTGGTTCCCCATCCTGACTTCTCAGGGAAAGACTCTGAGGTGACATCAAGGCTGAGAGATGGTTCAAGCTCCCAAAATGGTGCAAAAGGCTCATTCAGCGGTGCAAACAGACGTCTGAATGGTAGATCTTCTACCATAACTGAAGATAGTGCTCTGTCAAACTGCAATGAAACCAATGGTCAGCTTGTTATTCCTGGTGTATTGATAAAGGATGTTGTGTTGAATTTGCCTGTGCATCTCTTGGGTTATGGAAACATTGCATACAAGATTGCTGAAGCTAGCGATGCTCGTAAGAAGATCAGCAAAATCTGGTGTGCTTGGGTAGGAGAAGAAGCCTCACAGGGCTCTGAGGCATGTAACATCTATGAACAATCTGGTTTCGCCATTGTCAACTTTTCTTATGCATATGAGTTGGGAAGGAAGTGGCCTTCTGAAGATCAGGACCTTCCCATCTCTGCTGGATCTTTCTTTGTCATTGATGAGGCTGGACATCGTGGAAAGCGAATGAAGAAGTCATTTTCTGATCAAGAAGCATCTTCAGAAGAGTCAAATGGCCAGACTCAGGACAAAAGTCAAGCTATCATGACTGGTTCCCCAACAGGTACCTCAGGCAATCTTCAAGTCAGCCCCTTGTCCAGCAAGTCTATGAGGAGAGAGCTGAGGAAGCAGAAGCGACTTGCTGCTGAGAAAGTTTGTGATATTTGTGGGCGATCAATGCTTCCTGGAAAGGATGTCGCCACCTTGCTGAACTGCAGCACAGGAAACCTAGCTTGCAGCAGTAGAAACTCCAGTGGG GCTTTTCATCTATTTCACACTTCATGCTTACTGCACTGGACTATTATGTGCCAATATGAGGTACTGGCTGATCAAATTGTAAAGATGGGAAAGAGCAAACGAGGAAGAAAGGCAAAAACCGCGCCAAAGAGCAGAATAACATCCATCCTTTGCCCAGAATGTCAGGGTACAGGGATTCACGTCGAGGGAGATGAGCTCGAAAAGCCAACTATTTCGTTGTCTGAG ATGTTTCGCTACAAGCTGAAGTCCATCGAAGCCAACAAGGCATGGATGAAGACCCCTGAGATGCTGGAGAACTGTTCCACTGGGCTCCATTTCCCTGCGGAACATCTGGAGAATGCGGAG GAGCAGGTGATGCCACTGAAGTCGCTTCCTTTCTTTGCAGCTGATGGATATATGGCATAA